Proteins co-encoded in one Deltaproteobacteria bacterium genomic window:
- a CDS encoding diaminopimelate epimerase, whose translation MTSSRSQIFYKMQGSGNDFIVIDNRSRSIGQEVMPAWAKALCPRAFRIGADGIIFLEMDETGQAATKWHFFNADGSRAEMCGNGSRCATLLAHQLGMAGAEHVMSTDAGPIQARVFADAGEVEVQLTPVRDQTLNFTLDLSGEPWAVHFANTGVPHAVLVTDDVKTLDIKKLGALVRYHRHFAPAGTNANFIQIIDRAHILLRTYERGVENETYACGTGAAASVSVAHGLGLAEPKVQVTTSGGEILEISLRGTDIFLRGQAQVVYRGEFDPERMGL comes from the coding sequence ATGACCTCTTCTCGCTCCCAAATTTTTTATAAAATGCAAGGCAGTGGCAACGACTTCATCGTCATCGACAACCGCTCGCGCTCCATTGGCCAAGAGGTCATGCCGGCCTGGGCCAAGGCGCTCTGTCCCCGGGCCTTTCGCATTGGAGCCGACGGCATCATCTTTCTGGAAATGGATGAGACCGGCCAGGCCGCGACAAAATGGCATTTCTTCAACGCCGACGGGTCCAGGGCCGAAATGTGTGGCAATGGCTCGCGTTGCGCCACCCTGCTCGCCCATCAGTTGGGCATGGCCGGCGCCGAGCATGTCATGAGCACCGATGCCGGCCCCATCCAGGCCCGTGTGTTCGCCGATGCCGGCGAAGTCGAAGTCCAGCTTACACCCGTGCGCGATCAAACACTGAATTTCACCCTCGACCTGTCAGGCGAGCCATGGGCCGTCCACTTCGCCAACACCGGGGTCCCACACGCGGTTCTCGTTACCGACGACGTCAAAACACTCGACATCAAAAAGCTCGGCGCCCTGGTCCGGTATCATCGACATTTCGCGCCAGCCGGAACCAATGCCAACTTCATCCAAATCATCGATCGCGCCCACATCCTGCTGCGCACCTACGAACGCGGCGTGGAGAACGAAACCTATGCCTGCGGCACGGGCGCCGCGGCCTCGGTATCCGTGGCCCACGGCCTTGGCTTGGCCGAACCTAAAGTTCAGGTCACCACTTCGGGCGGTGAAATTTTGGAAATCAGCCTACGCGGAACGGACATTTTCCTGCGCGGCCAAGCCCAGGTCGTCTATCGTGGGGAATTCGACCCAGAGCGGATGGGTCTCTAG
- a CDS encoding 4-hydroxy-tetrahydrodipicolinate synthase, whose product MQFKGAFTALVTPFSNGVVDEEAYRNLIEWQVQNGINGVVPCGTTGESATLSHAEHKEVIRICVDQVKGRIPVLAGAGSNNTAEAVELARFAKEAGADGALLITPYYNKPTQEGLYQHFKRIAAEVSLPYILYNVPGRTSVNLLPATVARLYKDIPEVLGIKEATGDLNQVSQVLEKCGPDFQVLSGDDFTVLPLLSVGGCGVISVVSNILPHVMSAMTSAWFAGDIPTAQKMHFDLAPFSRMMFLETNPIPAKTALSMMGRVKLELRLPLVPMSEANTETLRAFLKDKGLI is encoded by the coding sequence ATGCAATTCAAAGGAGCCTTCACAGCCCTGGTGACCCCGTTTTCAAACGGCGTTGTCGACGAGGAAGCGTATCGAAACCTGATCGAATGGCAGGTTCAAAACGGAATCAACGGCGTGGTCCCCTGCGGCACCACTGGCGAATCCGCCACACTGAGCCACGCTGAACATAAAGAGGTAATCCGTATCTGCGTGGACCAGGTCAAAGGCAGGATTCCGGTGTTGGCGGGAGCGGGGTCGAACAACACGGCCGAGGCCGTTGAACTGGCCCGGTTCGCCAAGGAAGCCGGCGCCGATGGCGCCCTGCTGATCACGCCGTACTACAACAAGCCGACCCAGGAAGGCCTGTACCAACATTTCAAACGCATCGCGGCGGAAGTTTCCCTGCCCTACATCCTCTACAATGTTCCTGGCCGGACAAGCGTGAATCTGCTTCCAGCCACCGTGGCCCGTCTGTACAAGGACATCCCGGAAGTCCTGGGCATCAAGGAAGCCACGGGTGACCTCAACCAAGTCTCCCAGGTGCTCGAAAAATGCGGGCCGGACTTTCAGGTCCTGTCCGGTGACGATTTCACGGTGCTGCCTCTTTTGTCCGTGGGCGGATGCGGCGTCATCTCGGTGGTCTCCAACATTCTGCCCCATGTCATGAGCGCCATGACGTCGGCCTGGTTCGCCGGCGACATACCCACGGCCCAAAAGATGCATTTTGATCTCGCCCCTTTCTCGCGGATGATGTTCCTGGAAACCAACCCCATTCCGGCCAAGACGGCATTATCCATGATGGGACGCGTCAAGCTGGAATTGCGCCTGCCCCTGGTCCCCATGAGCGAGGCCAACACGGAAACCCTCCGCGCCTTCCTCAAGGACAAGGGTTTGATCTAG